From the genome of Gorilla gorilla gorilla isolate KB3781 chromosome 4, NHGRI_mGorGor1-v2.1_pri, whole genome shotgun sequence:
ctcagcacagaccctgtataggtgtcaggctgggggacggtcaggtctttcccttcccatgaggccatatttcagactatcacatggggagaaaccttggacaatacctggctttccttgGCAGAAGTCCCTgcagccttccacagtgttttgtgtccctgggtacttgagagtagggagtggtgatgacttttaacaagcatgctgccttcaagcatttgtttaacaaagcacatcctgcatatccctaaatccattaaaccttgagttgacacagcacgtttctgtgagcacagggttggggctagggttacagattaacagcatctcaaggcagaagaatttttcttagtacagaacaaaatggagtgtcttatgtctacttctttttacatagacacagtaacagtcggatctctctttcttttccccacactatatagatatatgtaccCTTTTCTATGTCTGAATTAGCCATATGCAAGGAAAAACTAAAACAGTTTTCAGAGGTTCTGGGAAAATTGATAGACAAATTTAAGAGGCTAACCTTGATATATGATCTGACCAGGCAGGATTTGGATATATTTACGTTTACCTGCTGCATGGTAGAAATACAGTGCATTATGGGAGTGGCTAGAGCACCTGCTAATAGGGTGGCAGCCTGCAACCAGGGGCATGACACCTATCAAGTAGGAGGCACAGCAGTGCCCGACTAGGACCCAAAAGAACCAGAAtctagaaaagacaaatgaaTTAGGAAGAAAGTGGGATATagagagaaaaaattataatcattTGATTCcttgaaggaataaaaaaaaagtgtgataaagcattttaatttttataaactctGGAAAATTACTCAGGGAAAAGATGAAAACCTAGCCTTATTACAACGGTGGATAATTTAGACCTTGAGGAAATACACTAACACTGACCCTGACTCCAAGAAGGGACAGGCATTGCTAGGAGTTTATTTTATAGCCCAATCTGCTTCTGATATCTATAGGAAGCTACCAAAAGCAGCCGTAGTCTTCCAGACTCCCATGGATCAGATTTCAGACTTGGATTTTGCAGTTTTGCATCACAGGAATAgggcagagaaaacagaaaataaagcaaatcttCCAAGAGGCCCAGCTTCTAGCTGCAGCCTTGTGCTCTCCACCACTTCAGAGGCAGCCCCTTAACCCCTGGCCCTCACAGAGGAAGTGAGAAAGGGAAAGTCCCAGTCTGTGCCTCTGGGCCACTGTGCCTTGGATATAAATCAATGTGCCTTCTGTAGGAAGGTCggccactgctgaaggaaatgcaCTGTTCTTCCAAGGGAGCCATCAACAGAGCCCAGCAGACTCAAAAGTGGGAGGACCTGACACTTCCTACCTCCGCTCCCATTGGCCTATTAGCTATCGAGAGATGGAGGAGACTCAGGTGACTCTTGAAGTTGCAGGTAGGAGTATTAACTTCGTATTAGGTATGGGAGAAGATTACTCTGTCCTGATTCAGTGCAATGGGCTCCTGTCTTCTCATGATGGACAAGCCCAAAAACACTGCTTTTCGTATCTTCTAAGCTGTCCTCCAGAGCCTCTAGGTTTCTCGCCTGCCTTTTTAGTACTGTCTGATTGCCTGACTTCTTACTGGGGAGAGGTTTATTGACTCAGGAGACCAAGTCATGGTCACCTTCACAGATCATAAAGCATAGAAAGTGTTACTTTTGTTCCTGACCCCTCAGGGGAAAAAAGAAGTTAAGAATGAGCTGTCACATTTACCACCTAAGGTGTTGTCTCAAGTAAATCTTGCGGTTTGGGCCACACAGGCTCTGGGAAATGCCCTAAACACCTCCCTCATTCAAATCCAACTTCAGCCTAGTGCTCCTCACCCTCAGAAGAGACAATACATTTTAAGGCAAGAAGCATAAGGGGAAATTCAACCCCTTATTGCCAAATTCTTGCCATATGAGTTATTAAGGCCATGAGAGTCTCCTTACAATACTCGCATGTTACCAGATAAAAAGCCTAATGGCAAGTACAGATTTGTCAGAACCCTTAGAGCATTAAGAAATGCAGTTGTCTCCATACACCTCATTGTCCCCAATACTTACCAAGTCCCAGGGGATGCAAGCTGGTTTACATTCTTATATCTGAAAGATGCACTTTTCTGGATCTCAATGCATCCAGATTCATAATATGTTTGCCTTTGAATGGAATGATCCAGATACACATTCAGCCTCAAAACTAACCTGGACAGTCATCTCTGAAGGGTTCTGGGATAGTCCCTGCTTATTTGAAAATGCCCTAGCTAAGGACTTAAGAAATCTACAATTGGAAAGGGACACAATTATTCAGTATGTAGGTGACTTGTTCATTGCTAGCCCAACTAAAGAAGACTCATAATAATACTGTTAAGTTGTTAAATTTCCTGGGAACTTGCAGATATAGGGCATCACCACACAGGGCTCAGATTTTGACTGAAAGACTTAAATATTTGGAATCTGTCTGAAACTCTGGAACTGATCAGCATCCATAGAAggtaaaaaagttattttagtcACCCAAGGGTCCCTGTCCAAGAAATGACTGTGGGTTTCTTTAGGAGATGGCTGGGTACTGCTGCTTATGGGTGCCCAGATTTGGGAATGTAGCCAAGCCTTTATATGATACACTAAAGGGAAAGATTTAGAGCACCTAGAATGTAATGAGAACTTCAAGCAAAACTTCAATACTCTCAAGGAGAAATTGGGCTCTGCTGCAGCCATGGGAGTACCCAAGTTGGATGaaccattttttctttatgtgacCAAAAAGCAAGGCATACGCCTTGGGTAATCTTGTCCCAAAACTTGGGGCATTCCAAGTCCAGTAGCCTAATTTTATAAGCAGATAGACCAGGTGGCCTCAGGGTGGCCTTGATGTCTTAGAGCTATTGCTGCTGCCACTTTTCTAGTAGGCAAAGCTAATAAACTAACATTAGAACAGCACCTACAGGTTTTTGACCCCACACCAAGGGAAGGTGCTCCTAGAAGCTAAAGGGCAGCAGTGGATAATAGGAGAACATTTATGAAAGTATCAGGCCTTATTGCTAGACACTCTAGACATAACCCTTAAAGCCTGCCAGACCATAAACCCAGCTACTTATCTGCCAGAGTCCACAGGAGCTTCTAGCCTTTCTAGCATAcaggttgtattagtctgttctcatgctgctaataaagacatatctgaggctgagtaatttataaagaaaagaggtttaattgactcacagttccacatggttggggaggcctcacattcatggcagaaggcaaatgaggagcaaagtcatatctcttacatggcagcaggcaaaagagcttgtgtagggaaactcccctatataaaaccatcagctgtaatcccaggattttgggaggccaaggcagtggatgacctgaggtgaggagatcgaggccaccgtggccaacatggtgaaaccctgtctatactaaaagtacaaaaattagataggcatggtggtaggcacctgtaatcccagctactcaggagactgagacaggagaatcgcttgaacccaggagtcagaggttgcagtgagccaagatcatgagatgcactccagcctgagcaacagagcaagactatgtctcagaaataaataaataaaccatcagatcacatgaggcttattcactgtcacaagaacagcatgggaaagatccatcccctgattcgattacctcccactgggtccctcccatgatatataggaattatgggagctaaaattcaagataagatttgactGGGGACACAGCCGAAGCATGTCACAGGTTATGAAACAAAATTGATTCTAGCAGGCCAGACTTAAGAGAGATGAGCCCCTTGACCATCCCAAGGAAGAGTGGTTAACAGAGGCAAGTTGTTTTATGCATCAGGAAAATAGGAGAGCTAGATATGCTATTAGTAGTCAGCACAAGAGAATCAAGACAGAAGCCTTGCTGGCCTCGACCTCAGCTCAAAAAGCTGAGTTAATTGAACTTACTCAGCCCCTACATTTCGGAAAGGatttaaaagttaacatttacACTGATTCCAAGTATGATTTTTTAGTGCTTCGTGCTTATGCTGCAATTTGGAATGGGTAGGGACTCCTGACTCCCAAGGGCTTTTCCATACAACATCATTCAGATTTTGAGCTTGTTAGAATGCTGCTTTGCTACCAAAAAGTGACTATAATTAATTGCAGAGGACATCAAAAGAGAGACTGACCATGTAAAAGGAAATGCCCTTGTAGATGTCGCAGCCAAGCCCCCTGCACTAAAAGGGCCAATGGAGCTTATGGGTGTGCTGGTCAGCATACATAGAACTGGGCCTGAACACtctgaagaagaacaaaaacgGGCCAGGGACTGCATTTCAGTCCAGGGCCCCTCTGGCTGGCTGAATGATGGTAATAAATTACTAATGCCAAGTACCAATCATAGGAATATAATTCAGCACTTTCATGATTCTTTTCACCCTAGAAGGGATTCTTGGTTTCTGTTAATGTCTCATTTGTTTATAGGGGTAAATCTTTTCAAGACACTAAAACAGGTGACTCAGCCCTGTGAGCTCTGGCCCAAATGGCCAGCAATTTTCTCCTCCAGTTAAACCTGTCCAAAATTGAGGAACCTATCCAGGTGAGAACTGGCAACTCTAATTTAACCAGATGCCTTTCTGCAGGAGATTCAAATATTTGCTAATGCTTACTGATATCTTCACTGGTTAGATCGAGGCATTCTCCACCCCATCTGAAAAATGTTTACCAGAATAAATAACTCCTCAGTTTGGGTAATCTAAAAGCCTGCAAAGTGACAAAGGCCCATATTTCACAGCAGGCCTATCCCAACACCTATCCTCAGCTTTAAGAATTCAATATTACCCTCACTCTGCATGGAGACGGCAGTCCTCTGGAAAGGTGAAAGGGCTAATCCTACTCTAAAGAAGACTCTCGCTAAATCAGAGGCCTGACTATCTCTAACACTCATAGCTTACTGCGGGTTTGAACGGCTCCAAAGTAAAACTTATAATTAAGTCCTGTTGAGTTAACATATGGAAGGTCTTTCCTAACCACAGATCTAATAGATGAAAAGACTCATCAATGAAAAAAAGTAGCATCAATCTAGGACAGGTGCAAAGGCACTCTGTGAATATGGAAACAAGAGTCTTTCCCTCCCACAAGGGAGGAAAATTCAGTTTCAGCTCAGCTAGAGATTTAGTCTTACTAAAGACGTGGAAGCAAGTTTTCCAGCTGAGCAGGTTTCCCCAATGTGGAAAGGACCACAGCAAGGACACCTGGGCTGTCTGACAGACGTTCAACGCCGGGGGATTCACAGGTGGGTAAGCCTGTGTGAAGTAAAGTTGTTGCTTATTCTGGGAGCCGAATCCGAGGCTGAGGGAAGTGGACGAGGGGCTATTTCAGCGTTGATGGAAGGCGGGCTGGGTCGCTGCGCGTTTGCTCCTCCTTCTCGCGTTTCGCCTGCCACCCTAATCCCACCTTGGCCATGAGGAAGATTGTGCTCACGCAGACCGGGCATTGCGGGAACCAGATCGGCACCAAGGTTGGCAGCCGCGGCTCTGAGGGCCCAACCCGGGCCTGCCGGGTGGCCAGGGAAGATGTTGGCAGTGGCGGGGCGGTGCCCCTGCATTGCGGCCCCTGGGTTCCCTGCCGGGGACCCGGTGGAACTGGGCGGCTGGCGAGGCATCCGGGGTGGACCCCAGGGACACTGCGGCCTAGGGATGGGGGTGCggatgagggtggaggtgggagaggggctggggcGCCTCCACGACTCAGCCCTGGCCTGTCTGGCCCCTCCCATCTCTGGTCTCTGGCAGTTCTGGGAGGTGATCTCTGATGAACATGCCATCGACTCCGCTGGCAACTACCACGGGGACAGCCACCTGCAGCTGGAGTACTTCAAAGTGTACTACAACGAGGTCAGCGGGGAGACCCCCGTCCTTCCCCCACCACCCTCATGAGAACGGCGGCCCTCCTCTCGCTCatgccctcccaccccacccaggtGGCAGGTATATGCCCCGCTCTGTGCTCATGGATCTGGAGCCGGGTACCATGGACTCTGTGCGCTTGGGGCCCTTCGGGCAGATCTTCAGGCCAGACAACTTCATCTTCAGTGAGCTGCGGGGGAGGACTGGGGTGCGGCTTCTTAGCCAGGGCAGCTCAAAATCTAGGAGTACCCCAAGGTCATCACTGTGGGAACTGCGGAGCCAGGGCCCTTGAACACCCTGCTATCCGCCGAGTCGAGTCGCTCAATCTGCCTCTTCTAAACGGGCTTTGGGAGGAAGGCCCAGGTGTCTCCTCAAGGTGAGGAGCTATTGATGTAAACTCCCTGCAGGGAGCTGAGCTTGGGCCGTGGCTACTGCCTTCCCTGAAAATGGGCAGGAGCCACCTACAGCGAGGTCTGTTAGCCTGTCGCAGGTTTGACTCCTGACTTAATTCTTAACAGGGGAAGCTGCTGTCCTGTAACTCTGGGGGAGGGGTTTCCTTTGCTCCACCTACAGGGCAAATGGTGCTCTCACATCACACATGACTCTAGGCCCTTTTTGCATTATGGTGGTGACCACTGATGACCGTGTACCTGGCCATTGAGTGAGTGACTGTACTGTCTTACAGGTCAGAGTGGGGCCGGAAACAACTGGGCCAAGGGACACTATACAGAAGGCACAGAGCTGATGGAGTCAGTGATGGAAGTTGTCAGAAAGAAGGCTGAGAGCTGTGACTGCCTGCAGGGTTTCCAACTGGCCCACTGCCTGGGTGGGCGGACTGGGTCTGGGATGGGTACCCTTCTCATTACTAAGATCCAGGAGGAGTATCCAGACAGGATCATAAACACATTTAGCATTCTGCCCTTGCCCAAGGTGTCAGACAACATGGTAGAGCCCTATAATGCCATCCTCTCAGTCCACCAGCTCATAGAAAATGCGGATGAGACCTTTTGCATAGATAATGAAGCACTATATGACATATGTTCCAGGACCCTAGAACTGCCCACACCCACCTATGGTGACCTGAACCACCTGGTGTCTGCTACTGTGAGTGGGGTCACCACTTGCCTGCACTTCCCAGGCCAGCTGAATGCTGACCTGCAGAAGCTGGCCGTGAACATGGTCCCGTTTCCCCAGCTGCATTT
Proteins encoded in this window:
- the LOC101153430 gene encoding tubulin beta-8 chain-like isoform X8 codes for the protein MRKIVLTQTGHCGNQIGTKFWEVISDEHAIDSAGNYHGDSHLQLEYFKGFQLAHCLGGRTGSGMGTLLITKIQEEYPDRIINTFSILPLPKVSDNMVEPYNAILSVHQLIENADETFCIDNEALYDICSRTLELPTPTYGDLNHLVSATVSGVTTCLHFPGQLNADLQKLAVNMVPFPQLHFFMPGFAPLTSRGSQQYGALTVAELTQQMFDAKNMIVACDPCHGRYLMVADIFRGHMPMREVDEQMLNIQNKNSSYFADWLPNNVKTAICDIPPQGLKMSATFIGNNMAIQELFKHVSEQFTAMFKGKAFLHWYTDEGMDETEFAEAESNINDLVSEYQQHQDAKAKEEEEFEEYAEEEVA
- the LOC101153430 gene encoding tubulin beta-8 chain-like isoform X2 translates to MRKIVLTQTGHCGNQIGTKFWEVISDEHAIDSAGNYHGDSHLQLEYFKVYYNEVTGGRYMPRSVLMDLEPGTMDSVRLGPFGQIFRPDNFIFSQSGAGNNWAKGHYTEGTELMESVMEVVRKKAESCDCLQGFQLAHCLGGRTGSGMGTLLITKIQEEYPDRIINTFSILPLPKVSDNMVEPYNAILSVHQLIENADETFCIDNEALYDICSRTLELPTPTYGDLNHLVSATVSGVTTCLHFPGQLNADLQKLAVNMVPFPQLHFFMPGFAPLTSRGSQQYGALTVAELTQQMFDAKNMIVACDPCHGRYLMVADIFRGHMPMREVDEQMLNIQNKNSSYFADWLPNNVKTAICDIPPQGLKMSATFIGNNMAIQELFKHVSEQFTAMFKGKAFLHWYTDEGMDETEFAEAESNINDLVSEYQQHQDAKAKEEEEFEEYAEEEVA
- the LOC101153430 gene encoding tubulin beta-8 chain-like isoform X4, whose amino-acid sequence is MRKIVLTQTGHCGNQIGTKFWEVISDEHAIDSAGNYHGDSHLQLEYFKVYYNEVSGRYMPRSVLMDLEPGTMDSVRLGPFGQIFRPDNFIFSQSGAGNNWSCDCLQGFQLAHCLGGRTGSGMGTLLITKIQEEYPDRIINTFSILPLPKVSDNMVEPYNAILSVHQLIENADETFCIDNEALYDICSRTLELPTPTYGDLNHLVSATVSGVTTCLHFPGQLNADLQKLAVNMVPFPQLHFFMPGFAPLTSRGSQQYGALTVAELTQQMFDAKNMIVACDPCHGRYLMVADIFRGHMPMREVDEQMLNIQNKNSSYFADWLPNNVKTAICDIPPQGLKMSATFIGNNMAIQELFKHVSEQFTAMFKGKAFLHWYTDEGMDETEFAEAESNINDLVSEYQQHQDAKAKEEEEFEEYAEEEVA
- the LOC101153430 gene encoding tubulin beta-8 chain-like isoform X5; its protein translation is MRKIVLTQTGHCGNQIGTKFWEVISDEHAIDSAGNYHGDSHLQLEYFKVYYNEVSGETPSGAGNNWAKGHYTEGTELMESVMEVVRKKAESCDCLQGFQLAHCLGGRTGSGMGTLLITKIQEEYPDRIINTFSILPLPKVSDNMVEPYNAILSVHQLIENADETFCIDNEALYDICSRTLELPTPTYGDLNHLVSATVSGVTTCLHFPGQLNADLQKLAVNMVPFPQLHFFMPGFAPLTSRGSQQYGALTVAELTQQMFDAKNMIVACDPCHGRYLMVADIFRGHMPMREVDEQMLNIQNKNSSYFADWLPNNVKTAICDIPPQGLKMSATFIGNNMAIQELFKHVSEQFTAMFKGKAFLHWYTDEGMDETEFAEAESNINDLVSEYQQHQDAKAKEEEEFEEYAEEEVA
- the LOC101153430 gene encoding tubulin beta-8 chain-like isoform X3, which codes for MRKIVLTQTGHCGNQIGTKFWEVISDEHAIDSAGNYHGDSHLQLEYFKVYYNEVSGRYMPRSVLMDLEPGTMDSVRLGPFGQIFRPDNFIFSQSGAGNNWAKGHYTEGTELMESVMEVVRKKAESCDCLQGFQLAHCLGGRTGSGMGTLLITKIQEEYPDRIINTFSILPLPKVSDNMVEPYNAILSVHQLIENADETFCIDNEALYDICSRTLELPTPTYGDLNHLVSATVSGVTTCLHFPGQLNADLQKLAVNMVPFPQLHFFMPGFAPLTSRGSQQYGALTVAELTQQMFDAKNMIVACDPCHGRYLMVADIFRGHMPMREVDEQMLNIQNKNSSYFADWLPNNVKTAICDIPPQGLKMSATFIGNNMAIQELFKHVSEQFTAMFKGKAFLHWYTDEGMDETEFAEAESNINDLVSEYQQHQDAKAKEEEEFEEYAEEEVA
- the LOC101153430 gene encoding tubulin beta-8 chain-like isoform X7, coding for MRKIVLTQTGHCGNQIGTKFWEVISDEHAIDSAGNYHGDSHLQLEYFKVYYNEVTGGRYMPRSVLMDLEPGTMDSVRLGPFGQIFQLAHCLGGRTGSGMGTLLITKIQEEYPDRIINTFSILPLPKVSDNMVEPYNAILSVHQLIENADETFCIDNEALYDICSRTLELPTPTYGDLNHLVSATVSGVTTCLHFPGQLNADLQKLAVNMVPFPQLHFFMPGFAPLTSRGSQQYGALTVAELTQQMFDAKNMIVACDPCHGRYLMVADIFRGHMPMREVDEQMLNIQNKNSSYFADWLPNNVKTAICDIPPQGLKMSATFIGNNMAIQELFKHVSEQFTAMFKGKAFLHWYTDEGMDETEFAEAESNINDLVSEYQQHQDAKAKEEEEFEEYAEEEVA
- the LOC101153430 gene encoding tubulin beta-8 chain-like isoform X9, which translates into the protein MPRSVLMDLEPGTMDSVRLGPFGQIFRPDNFIFSQSGAGNNWAKGHYTEGTELMESVMEVVRKKAESCDCLQGFQLAHCLGGRTGSGMGTLLITKIQEEYPDRIINTFSILPLPKVSDNMVEPYNAILSVHQLIENADETFCIDNEALYDICSRTLELPTPTYGDLNHLVSATVSGVTTCLHFPGQLNADLQKLAVNMVPFPQLHFFMPGFAPLTSRGSQQYGALTVAELTQQMFDAKNMIVACDPCHGRYLMVADIFRGHMPMREVDEQMLNIQNKNSSYFADWLPNNVKTAICDIPPQGLKMSATFIGNNMAIQELFKHVSEQFTAMFKGKAFLHWYTDEGMDETEFAEAESNINDLVSEYQQHQDAKAKEEEEFEEYAEEEVA
- the LOC101153430 gene encoding tubulin beta chain-like isoform X6, giving the protein MRKIVLTQTGHCGRYMPRSVLMDLEPGTMDSVRLGPFGQIFRPDNFIFSQSGAGNNWAKGHYTEGTELMESVMEVVRKKAESCDCLQGFQLAHCLGGRTGSGMGTLLITKIQEEYPDRIINTFSILPLPKVSDNMVEPYNAILSVHQLIENADETFCIDNEALYDICSRTLELPTPTYGDLNHLVSATVSGVTTCLHFPGQLNADLQKLAVNMVPFPQLHFFMPGFAPLTSRGSQQYGALTVAELTQQMFDAKNMIVACDPCHGRYLMVADIFRGHMPMREVDEQMLNIQNKNSSYFADWLPNNVKTAICDIPPQGLKMSATFIGNNMAIQELFKHVSEQFTAMFKGKAFLHWYTDEGMDETEFAEAESNINDLVSEYQQHQDAKAKEEEEFEEYAEEEVA
- the LOC101153430 gene encoding tubulin beta-8 chain-like isoform X1: MRKIVLTQTGHCGNQIGTKFWEVISDEHAIDSAGNYHGDSHLQLEYFKVYYNEVSGGGRYMPRSVLMDLEPGTMDSVRLGPFGQIFRPDNFIFSQSGAGNNWAKGHYTEGTELMESVMEVVRKKAESCDCLQGFQLAHCLGGRTGSGMGTLLITKIQEEYPDRIINTFSILPLPKVSDNMVEPYNAILSVHQLIENADETFCIDNEALYDICSRTLELPTPTYGDLNHLVSATVSGVTTCLHFPGQLNADLQKLAVNMVPFPQLHFFMPGFAPLTSRGSQQYGALTVAELTQQMFDAKNMIVACDPCHGRYLMVADIFRGHMPMREVDEQMLNIQNKNSSYFADWLPNNVKTAICDIPPQGLKMSATFIGNNMAIQELFKHVSEQFTAMFKGKAFLHWYTDEGMDETEFAEAESNINDLVSEYQQHQDAKAKEEEEFEEYAEEEVA